The genomic stretch AATAAATATAAGGAATTATCAATtagtataataaatataaaatgaaaagatCAACATATTGTATACTATAAGAAAAGATTATAGTAAGTAAGGATACACAAATGAAAAATCAAAATGTGAAAGCACTATTACAGGCACCGCAACACAACTTTTGATATAATCTCTAAACATTCatttaaaatatagtagtaatgtCTAAACAGTAACAATCTAAAACAAATGTTCTAATTAGGAATGATTATGAATGTACAACTACGATAGAAGGAAAAAAACGATACCATCCTTAGGAAAATAAACGAATTCGAAGGGAAATAGTAATATATAAATGGCAAAATTACAAAATGAGTATGAAAAAATCGTGTTTGATTAATGATAAAAAATCGTGTTTGATTAACGTGATTATCAACGGTGGCCGCTTGAAAGAGACCAATGCCAAGTTGGTGTTGTAAGAATTGTTGGGGTGTCATTTTCGCCTTTATGGGTAGGCTGTAATAGAAAGTGCCACATTTTTATATGAGTGGTGATAAATGGCCATATTATGGCCcgccataataataaaatattaataaaaattgtgtAATTAATACTCATTTAATGAGATCAGCTGGCCTTGGAAGTACAAGTTTTTTTTAAGACTATTGTACCCTTAAATAAATTCTTTatgtaaaatatatttatatgtatccatacatctaaaaattaaaatagtacatTCTTATTCAATCAACAATGCGGCGGAAAATTGAGGGATGTAGAATTACTCTTTTTGTTAATGTGTGGTGAAGAGTCGATGAAGAAGGGAAAGAGTGGGGATGGGAAAGAGTTCTTAGTAATTcaaaataatgcactaaaaattatttaatcttcACATAATTTTCAAtacgaatttaattaattattcattaaatttGTTATTATACTAATtctcaattttattaaataaatttaaataacataCATTTTGACCatgataatttaaaatactataaTTTGATATACAAGTAATTCACATTTTACAGAGAATTGaatttcaatattaaaaatatacaaaaaaaaactagtaCTCCTCCGTAGTAGATTAAGTACTTTTAAGTGAAATATGAGATTAATATTGAAAGTGAATTAAATCATTTGATATCCTAAATTAGTTGCGGACACTTTTATGTAGTCTATAATTGAATGTAGTTGAATAATTGAATGTTTGAATTGGAAATTTCAATTGTTCTTACAATTCGGTTGGTCATGGATCagtttgaaatttatttaatcttaagctttaattgaataattgagatcaaattaatttgaacggaagataattgaatatttaaatagtaAAGAAATTTTATTTGATCTTAGGTTCCATTGAATAATTAGGATGTGtattaatttgaattcaaaataattcttaaaattcattcagtaatttaaattataatcatataaaagtaataaaagtcacttatgaataagttagtggaatgtgagtctcacttatatatatattagttttataaaaaaatgtgagtgTAGTATGTTGTTGGGATGTGGGGTCTATttactatttatgataaaaatgaaataagactATTATAGTGAGACaaacgaaaatgacaaaatatgactttAATTGTGGGATGTAAATATAGTGATGATATAACAATGTACTAATTAGTATATATACACGAATATATCATAATACGAAAATCAATAATTATGATATCAATccatgaaataaaattaaaatacaaaattataaaataattgatatataatattgaaatattattatatgtTAGTATTTTATAAGCTATAATATTCAACAATAATGTGTGATACAATATAAAAGAATATTATTAATGTTATCAAGTTAGTATTATCTACATTGTTGTTCTTGTCATTTTATAagatatggagtactattatggtgttgtaaataaattatatttgatCAGATATAAGGAAATAGAAAAAAGCATCCCTGATCAAAAATTTTCCGACGAACCAAATGTGTCAAACCACATTTGTAAAGGAAAGAGTAGGCGAGAGGGTTGTTGATTCATTTTAAAACTGTAAATTGTATTGAAATTAAATAACAGAAAAAGTAAGCAGTATAAAGATTTCAATAGGCAAGGtttattatttaaaaacgcTACAGCACTAATAACTACACTTATTActcttattattttaatacttgTAATTACCATTATGTCCCTGTATGACCAGTCACATTGTGGCAGCATAGCATTACTCTTTTTATATGGCATAGCATTACTCTTTTTATATTTAGCCATAACATAGGCCAATCCACTTTATATGTTCCTCATccataataaatttatttttttatatagaaaataaaatataaaacgaatttaattagtagtagtaaaatataATGGACCCCACCCCACTTGGGAATTTGTGGAATCGCATTCTTGACACCTACCTCAATGTGGAAACTTCTACAGTAAAGTGAATATATAAAGCATATATGCATTAACCTAATTACCATAATTATAGAGAGATGACATTGGctaaaaaatgaatatatataattaatgatGATTCTGTgtcttttctttccttttctcttggAAACAATGTTTATTCTTTGTTGGACTATTTCCAATGAGattgtttttactttttaccacTTTTTCTAAATATTCTTCCTGGTTATTCAATTACCCTAGTATGATGGGATGGTAAACGCTTAAAAAACTGAATTTATCAGTGAATTTACTGACAAATCAAATAAGCTAAATATCAAGTTTGGAGTAGTGCTGAACTTTTATGCTTATAAACAGCTTGTATCGATAAAATATTACAATTATTAAAAACATATTCTTTAGAAAAGTAGCAATAAAGTTCCTAGAACTTCATTTTCGAATTTTTGGATTTGAGTATTAAAATATTACAATTATTAAAAGCATATTCTTTAGAATTCTAATAGCTTCATTGGTGGATTAGAATATATTCTTCATAATAAGTTCTAAACATAAAAAATGATTTGATTATATTCTCCAAGTTCTAAAGtctaaacataaaaattaattattgtcacGTGGTACTATATATTATTAACACTAAGAATCTCTATAAGATTATGTACTCCCCCCATTAATTCCATCATTAAATACctcatattatcattttagAATGTTCatcattaaatatctcatttcatttttactattttagtaaaTGGATTCAACATTTCATCAACTCATTTcacacatatttttttattataaaacaataaaaaaaatactaggaCTTATATTCCAAACTTTTTCTACTTGCTTTTCTTCAAACTTGTGTTAGGTCAATGAGATATTTAATCTATATATAACAGTCATATTAGGTAAagtaattaaaactaaaatgatgcgatatgatgaatgatgggAATTGGGAAATAAAGCATAAGAAGAAAAGAAGGGATGAACTGACCTTGTAGCAATCTTTTTACGATCAAGAACCAATAATTTGAGTGGTGGAATCCATATACGCAACAAAAAAAGTGAGGACAATATCGATGGCAAAAAAGATGTCGACGATGTAAAGTGGTGGGCTTGGTTTTGAGTTAAGAAATGCTATCTCATAAGGGCACACCCACGCCGAGTACACAACCAATACCACCATCACTGTCTCCCAACACCTGCACCACcattaatttcaatttctaaattcctattttaattatcaaGGATGTGTTCAAGTAAATATTTTAGTGATGCAAACGTATGTTCAATCAATCGCAATTGTAGAAATATAGAAGGGAAAGGAGGAGAAAGAATGTTTTtgtaagatggggatattacgTGACAGTATGTCCGAACCACTAAACTTTTATTCGCATGAGTTCAATTCACCCGTTTCACATACTGTTACATTTCTAGAAGTTTCTGTGttatgaaatttatttgacTAATACATGTTGAAAACATATAGGAAAGAAGGGAGTGGAAGGGAAGAActcattatatatataaatgataaATGATATTAGTATGAGTGGTAGATATGGTATGATGTTAGTATGGGTGAAGAGACAAAATATTAAATGATGAAATGGTGCTTTCAAAATAGTGCAATAGGTGGGTCACACTGCGATTGATTGATTTTGTATCCGATAAGGTCTTTTATAAtgcacaattttaattttttgtatttataataaaaaaaattggatcttTAGTCTATTTTCTAAGAATGGACTGAGGCCCCTACCTACTTTTGTCCCACACACAAGTaaattagagttaattaattcACTATACTTagctttccttttttttgtttttttttatgttttttttgatGTTCAATTTTTTCGTGGTCTAATTTGAATTGCTTGTTGTTGTAGTAGTGTTTTAATTGTGACAAAAAACTTGTGCCTTataaaaaaggaaacaaaagatagagagagatcCGTGTTTGACTACTCAAGGATATGATACGTATTTTATAAAGATGGGTATAATATCAagattctcttttttttatgtatttttgttGTGATTAAAAAAGCACTTTTTATGGCTTGCTCAAAACAAGTCTTGGAATGATGCTAATAATGGCACCAGATGCCAACAATTTGGTGGAtattctaattaattttattttttcttttcttatggTAAGGATTCCACCACATAAACTGTAGTAAAATTTAGGTTGTAGCATATCGTATGCAGACCATGTGTTTTAGACTTTTAGCCTGATCATCCTTGGCCACATTTTTCTGGTTTATAAATAAAGGTATGTACATTTTGATAATATAAGGACAAATTTCCAAAACAATCATCAAATTCTGGTCGAACTCGTAACTTTAAAACATGAccaatattataattttgacatttttctcaattgtcctATAATGAAATAGTCATGTTGCATATTTGAATTTATCGACGTGGTTCGTACATGTGTAAAACTTAAAGACGTGAGTGACTAATGGTATTAAATGTAACCAGTTAAGTAGTTGAACATTTTGTTTACACAGTAATTTTCATAATTAGTCTTGCAAATCtcattttatgaatatttagAAAAATGTCAAACTTATATTATAATCCGTCATTTTTTAATTAAGATTGTAAAATTAACtaaaatttgactaaatttgGTTACAAAACTACTCATAATGCAATGTTTCACGGAGAGACAACTGATTACATTAACAAAGAATTTGTGTATATGTGGAGAAATATTAAGTATACGTACTGCATATATTTAGGCatactattattttacttttcaCTCAAACTTGTCAACCTCGATcaccaaaaatgaaaagaagTTTGCCTTATAAATTAGTAATCTGAGTACTAAATTGGATGATTATACATGATCTCTTTCTACATGCATATTATTAAGTCCAATTTTTGTCTACACTATTCTGTCGATGTTTGTCTGGAGTATATATTTAACTAGTTACACGATTTCTaatgctccctccgtcctacaacAAAAGTCCgtttttaccattttagtatGTCTCACAATAAaagtctcatttcacttttattataaatagaagTATGCCTCACATACTACTAActtatttcattcacattttattactataaaactaaaatataataatgagacatacatatttcactaactatTTCCACCATTTTTCTTCACAATTCTTAAACTCCTTATTTGGGGATGGAAGGAATACAATTTTTTGTATATTGAGAATGAAATTATGTGGTGAAGTTATAAGAGCTTCCACGCTTGGCCTCCCTTGATGTTGAACCTTTTCAATCTACCAAATAACATGACTACCATGAGTATTAATTTGCCTTCATCACTCCATTTTCCGGCAAGTCCATACCATTTTCCGACACATTTTGGATCCCTTCTTACCTGCCGATCGCAGCTATAACCGGTTGTCAATCCCACATTTCCATAGGCACTGCAATATTTTGTTAATTAGCACGAATTATTACTAATGAAACGAACAATAAAGAAACATATATAGCATTAATTGTTTATCACCTTATCACTTCAAATGCTATATTCAATACGCTGAAGTTGATAGGATCATCTTTTAGGCTCTTCCTCTCCGTAATGCAAATCATAACGATGAATATAGCAAGATAAGAAATTTGTGAAAAGGTGAAGTTCTTGGCTAtaatgttttttcttttttcctcttTTCCTTCTATCATTGGTTGGCCTTGTTCATCACTTTTGATAGGTACAAATGATGTATATGGAGGAAGATACCTgtcaaaatacaaatacaaatactaATTAACTCATGATGGGATCGAGCATTAACCACTCTACTACCAGGCCAACttagatgagagagagagagagagactaaCATCATGAGCATGAAAAACACCAATACGGCCGGGGCGATAGTTGAGAGGTCAACAATATTCTCGCCGGAATGCCTAACGTTGGCGCATTGGAAAAAGATTCCGACCACTCTCCGGTAACTATTCATGCCATCCAATCCCACATTATACCATTCCATAGAGGAAAACAATATGGAAGCAATCAAAGGAAATCCTAACACTGTCGTTAAAAGTAGCATCGACTCCAGCTGAGGAAGCAAGTGTGGGAATCCAACCTCCCTCGTATTCCTGAGCAAATACTCAGCCTCATTCCTTTTCAATCTCTTCCCCAACAACCATATCATCGCTCTCAAAGCCGATGGAAACAATGTGTTTCCAAGAAGGATTTGAGGAAGAAGGATGAGAAGAAGACCAGTGTTTTTACTAAAAACAATCAAGTTCTCATTCGTAGGGATGAATCCACAGTTAGCAAAGGTCGAAACCACCGTAAAAACCGAAAAAACAGAAGTTTTAATCCCCTTGCTCTTTAGCACACTCTCCGCACCCGAAACAAGAGACAGATACATTAACACAGATGCAACGCCGATCATTTGCACAACCACAACATACCCCAACACTAAAATTGCCAAGAATTTTATCGAATCGAATTTGAGAAAAGAGTGATCAGTTGTCAACACATTAGGTGGGGATTCCACAGACTCAACTCTTCCCTCGAAAAAGGGTCTGGGAGTGAAGTGGAGACGGAGGAGCGAGGTGAAGATCTCGCCGCCAAGGAACATCAACAATGTCATCACTATCAGGTGTTGGCCGGTGAAAACCTCCATTTCCACCGTCATCATGCTGGAGACGGTGGCTGCCGACACGGATGTGAAGAGCAAGTCGATGTTCCTAGGCATGGGCGAATGGGGCCGAGGCTTCCATGCCTTGAGCATGACGAACCCGAATAGGGAAATGAAGAGCAAGTAGAAGAGAGACATGAAAAAGGGGTTGGATTTCATGACAAGAATGTGGTAGGCGCGAAAGAGGAGAAGCTTGGTTACTTTCCATGAACTAATGCAAAGGGTTTGTATTTTCTTTGTGTAGTAAGAAAAGTGATCCATTATTTTTTGTGGGTTGAATTGGTTTTGCTCGTTGAGGTATATATAGAGGGTCGCGAAAGAGGAGAAGCTTGGTTACGTTCCATGAACTAATGCAAAGGGTTTGTATTTTCTTTGTGTCGTAAGAAAAGTGATCCATTATTTTTTGTGGGGTCAATTGGTTTTGCTCGTTGAGGTATATATAGAGGGTGTAATTAATAAGTAACACTTActaggagtataaaataatgaCAAAAGAGTCAACCTTAACTAGGTCATTTTAGTATGGTCGACCTTAAAATTATGAGACAATCAATACTTATAATATTaactaaattttgaaataattaaaaactatgGATAATGAACTATATTCTTGTGATTGtttagtggatgagattaataAGATTGATATGATTGAAAATGATTAAATAATCAATCAAACTTGGGATGAATATCAACCTCAGGATGATTAATGGAGGAGGAGTTATCAATCACAACTGGAATcatgtaaaaaaataaattaattaagttggattgttaattttataagtgactgattaattaattaaacgaAAGGCTATGTTACaatattaacaaatatataaataatacattTAAATTGAAGAGAAGGGTTTTAAggaaattgttttgatattatttACTGTAGTAAGGAATttaaatatgaatttaattgaattaCTTCCAAGTCCAAGGAATGAAATCTGGACAACCGTAAACGACGGCAACCCTTGAGCACTATATAACACtgtataatttaaaatcatgCGCATTTTAGTATAGGGTGTAAACTCATCCCACGTCGACAGACAATATAAATTGAAAATACCTCATATAAGTGTTTTCcaactaattttttaaaaataatccaaaaataaatatgtgGGATTGCTCCCAAGcgaataatattaaattaatatgaaTTTTGGCTGCGTCGTCGACGATTCTAATAAGTAGTATCGGAGACCCCGATTTTGGACCGCGCAGCCCAATTTTCCAAGACTCAAACTATCGTATTTCTTGTCTAGTTTTTTGTACGAACTAGAAATAAACTTTTCTTAGATTTCCAAGGCCGCTCAAAAATATAGCATATTATACAATCGAATTATGagcttaattattttattggaaCGTCAAGTTCAGTTCACCTATTAACGAGATTACTAAATCGCAATAATGCAGTCAGATTCTAGAAAAATGAGTGGCTCAAATATTTttctatgaaaaaaaattgaaacaaattAGAGTGACACTAGCATGGACATTAGATTTTGAATAAGATTTAACTAAGCCAAAATTAACTACTTAATGTTACAAGATTCAATAAAATTAGTGTTATTTGCAACTTAAATAAATCAAGCGCAGAATTTTGTACCGCCAATAGGAGAAATTTTTGAATGCAtgtgagaattttttttaataaagtgaaTATTCAATTAAATTGCTTACTAAGTTAGATTACGAATGcgcaataatgcattaaaatgaTGTAGCAACAAAGAGTGGCGACTGGCGAAACTGCGCCTTACACGCCAGAATAAATGCGGTGTAAGAATCAGTTTAAATTATGGAGATGAGGCATGGCATATTTTAATAAACCATTCCTCAACTCAAAATCAATCTAATAATCCATAATTGAATTGCAACCATCCACGATGCTGTATGGGAACTATATACAATAAGTATTATATAGCCATCCATGTCGATATATACAAGCATATTTTTTTCAGTTGCATTATTGATTATTAAATTTAACTTAGTAATAATGTAGATGTAGAGGTTGGGACATCGgatcgggtcgggtcgggtcggatCAGATCGGATCGGATAACCTCTGCGATTTTACTTGCATATCCGACCTCAGATAACATAATAAAAGCTACCCGACCCTGACTAGTATAAGAAACTGAGTACGCCAAGTACTCGTGTTTGGGTACCCGAACTAAGTATTACGGTACTTGAAACATTTACGCAATAATATATGAAGGGCTTATTCAGTTTGAAAGATTATATCTTGTGATAGAATATGTATTTGATTTATgagattaaatttcataatttaattatagatGGAAAATTATATGATAATTAGTTATAATAATGTAACGACCTCGAAGTGTCATATACATGGGCGGACACATGTATAATAAGAGTGGGGCTAAAGCCCTTAATAAATTCATTTTCTAACCTATTTTCTTTggtaaattttataaatttatccaAGTTTATCACAAATTATTATGTAAAAGCCCCgataaatattctaatatacccaaatatatactttaaaacaaaatttagaaatttcagCCCTTATCGTTATTTATTTCTACGTCCGCCCTTGGTCATATATCTTGCACTAATTATCCACCCATCAATAATAAAATGAACAAATCCGTGTTGAAGCCGTGTGGAAAAAAAGCATattcaaagaaaaataaatcttGCAGAGGTGTTAAACATACAATGACTTTGGCCAACAAATCCGTGTTGAAGCCGTGTAGGAAAAAAGCATattcaaagaaaaataaatgttgCACAGGTGTTAGACATACAATGTGACTTTGGccatctttttctatcatttccaaATATAATCATTTGGGAGTGTAGTATGgagataatatt from Salvia splendens isolate huo1 chromosome 15, SspV2, whole genome shotgun sequence encodes the following:
- the LOC121769171 gene encoding probable cation transporter HKT6 translates to MDHFSYYTKKIQTLCISSWKVTKLLLFRAYHILVMKSNPFFMSLFYLLFISLFGFVMLKAWKPRPHSPMPRNIDLLFTSVSAATVSSMMTVEMEVFTGQHLIVMTLLMFLGGEIFTSLLRLHFTPRPFFEGRVESVESPPNVLTTDHSFLKFDSIKFLAILVLGYVVVVQMIGVASVLMYLSLVSGAESVLKSKGIKTSVFSVFTVVSTFANCGFIPTNENLIVFSKNTGLLLILLPQILLGNTLFPSALRAMIWLLGKRLKRNEAEYLLRNTREVGFPHLLPQLESMLLLTTVLGFPLIASILFSSMEWYNVGLDGMNSYRRVVGIFFQCANVRHSGENIVDLSTIAPAVLVFFMLMMYLPPYTSFVPIKSDEQGQPMIEGKEEKRKNIIAKNFTFSQISYLAIFIVMICITERKSLKDDPINFSVLNIAFEVISAYGNVGLTTGYSCDRQVRRDPKCVGKWYGLAGKWSDEGKLILMVVMLFGRLKRFNIKGGQAWKLL